One region of Parambassis ranga chromosome 12, fParRan2.1, whole genome shotgun sequence genomic DNA includes:
- the LOC114443490 gene encoding guanine nucleotide-binding protein subunit alpha-14-like translates to MEECCLSAEDSEKMRMHREIERQLRRDKRNSHRELKLLLLGTGESGKSTFIKQMRIIHGSGYSEADRKGFVRIVFQNIITAILDLIRAMKTLQIEYFDDHNTSHADRLCEVEPTQVSTLEPWQVDAIKRVWNDLGIQKCYDRRREFQLSDSAKYYLTDMDRIAASNYVPTLQDILRVRVPTTGIIEYPFDLSKVIFRMVDVGGQRSERRKWIHCFENVTSIIFLAALSEYDQVLYESKNDNRLNESLALFKTILSYPWFQESSTILFLNKTDLLQEKITQSHLATYFPEYTGPQRDAESAKKFILKMYVDRHTGRHKPLYNHYTCATDTENIRVVFKAVKDTLFRDNLEKFNLE, encoded by the exons ATGGAGGAGTGTTGCCTTTCTGCAGAAGACTCGGAAAAAATGAGGATGCACAGAGAAATAGAGAGACAACTGCGCCGAGATAAAAGAAATTCTCACCGGGAGCTCAAGCTGCTACTTTTAG GGACCGGTGAAAGTGGGAAGAGCACTTTCATCAAACAGATGAGGATCATCCATGGCAGCGGATACAGTGAGGCTGACAGGAAAGGTTTCGTTCGTATAGTGTTTCAGAACATCATCACAGCCATCCTGGATCTGATCCGGGCCATGAAGACCCTACAGATTGAATACTTTGATGACCACAACACT AGCCACGCGGATAGGCTGTGTGAAGTTGAACCAACCCAGGTGTCCACTTTGGAGCCCTGGCAGGTGGACGCCATTAAGAGAGTGTGGAATGACCTCGGCATTCAGAAGTGCTACGACCGCAGGAGGGAATTCCAGTTATCAGACTCTGCCAAATA TTACCTGACTGACATGGACAGAATCGCGGCGTCAAACTACGTCCCCACCCTGCAGGACATCCTGAGGGTTAGGGTCCCTACCACAGGCATCATTGAATACCCCTTTGACCTCTCCAAAGTCATCTTCag GATGGTGGATGTGGGTGGCCAGcgttcagagaggaggaaatggaTTCATTGTTTTGAAAACGTCACCTCCATCATATTCCTCGCAGCCCTGAGCGAGTACGATCAAGTACTTTATGAGAGTAAGAATGAT AATCGACTGAATGAGAGCCTTGCCTTGTTCAAGACCATTCTCTCATATCCATGGTTTCAAGAGTCCTCCACCATCCTCTTTTTGAACAAAACTGACCTGCTACAGGAGAAAATCACCCAGTCACATTTGGCAACCTATTTCCCAGAATACACAG GGCCTCAGCGGGACGCCGAGTCAGCAAAAAAGTTCATTTTGAAAATGTACGTGGACCGGCACACTGGGCGCCACAAACCCCTTTACAATCACTATACCTGTGCCACGGACACAGAGAACATCCGGGTGGTCTTCAAAGCTGTCAAAGACACGCTGTTCAGAGACAACCTGGAAAAGTTCAACCTCGAATAA
- the LOC114443491 gene encoding guanine nucleotide-binding protein G(q) subunit alpha-like: protein MEEHLERGRIHKELKKQLRRDETDSRQKLKLLLLGTGGSGKSTFIKQMRIIHGSGYSEADRKGFIHIVFQNIITAIKDLIRAMKTLQIEYFDDHNTSHAEKLLEVDSLCVSALEPWQVDAIKRVWNDLGIQKCYDRRREFQLDDSAKYYLNDMDRIAASDYIPTLQDILRVRVPTTGGIEHHFNLSTIIFKMVDVGGLRSERRKWIHCFENVTSLIFFAPLSEYDQVLYESKNDNRMNESLALFKTIFSYPWFQESSAILFLNKTDLLQEKITQSHLATYFPEYTGPQHDAESAKDFIVEMYKKRNTKHDKPIYTHFTCTTNTENTRVIVRFVVDVLFREHMEKFNLE from the exons ATGGAGGAGCACCTGGAAAGAGGGAGGATACACAAAGAATTAAAGAAACAACTTCGCCGCGATGAAACAGATTCTCGACAGAAGCTCAAGCTGCTGCTTTTAG GGACTGGTGGAAGTGGGAAGAGCACTTTCATCAAACAGATGAGGATCATCCATGGCAGTGGATACAGTGAGGCTGACAGGAAAGGTTTCATTCATATAGTGTTTCAGAACATCATCACAGCCATCAAGGATCTGATCCGGGCCATGAAGACCCTACAGATTGAATACTTTGATGACCACAACACT agccACGCAGAAAAGCTGTTAGAAGTTGATTCACTCTGCGTGTCCGCTTTGGAGCCCTGGCAGGTGGACGCCATTAAGAGAGTGTGGAATGACCTCGGCATTCAGAAGTGCTACGACCGCAGGAGGGAATTCCAGTTAGATGACTCTGCCAAATA TTACCTGAATGACATGGACAGAATCGCAGCATCAGACTACATCCCCACCCTGCAGGACATCCTGAGGGTTAGGGTCCCCACCACAGGCGGCATAGAGCACCACTTTAACCTCTCTACAATCATCTTCAA GATGGTGGATGTAGGCGGTCTTcgttcagagaggaggaaatggaTTCATTGCTTTGAAAACGTCACCTCCTTAATATTCTTTGCTCCCCTGAGCGAGTACGATCAAGTACTTTATGAGAGTAAGAATGAT AATCGAATGAATGAGAGCCTTGCCTTGTTCAAGACCATTTTCTCATATCCATGGTTTCAAGAGTCCTCCGCCATCCTCTTTTTGAACAAAACTGACCTGCTACAGGAGAAAATCACCCAGTCACATTTGGCAACCTATTTCCCAGAATACACAG GGCCTCAGCATGACGCTGAGTCAGCAAAAGATTTCATCGTGGAAATGTACAAGAAGCGGAACACCAAGCATGATAAACCCATTTACACTCACTTTACCTGCACCACAAACACGGAGAACACCCGGGTCATCGTCAGATTTGTTGTGGATGTGCTGTTTAGAGAGCACATGGAGAAGTTCAACCTCGAATAA
- the LOC114443847 gene encoding guanine nucleotide-binding protein G(q) subunit alpha-like produces the protein MTLSSVGACCLSPEAKEARRINDEIERQLRRDKRDYRREYKLLLLGTGESGKSTFIKQMRIIHGRGYSDEDKRGFTRLVYQNIFTAMQAMIQAMNTLQIPYKYEHNKANASIVNGVDVEKVTTLMKPHVDAMKSLWSDPGIQECYNRKREYQLSDSAKYYLNDLDRIADPVYLPTQQDVLRVRVPTTGIIEYPFDVQQVVFRMVDVGGQRSERRKWIHCFENVTSIMFLMALSEYDQVLVESVNENRMEESLALFKTIITYKWFKESSIILFLNKIDLLEEKIMYSHLVDYFPEYDGPQRDVEAAKDFILDMFVCLNLNKKKIIYSHFTCATDTDNIRFVFCAVKDHILQGNLEVYNLV, from the exons ATGACTCTGAGCTCCGTGGGGGCTTGCTGCCTCAGCCCGGAGGCCAAAGAGGCTCGGAGGATCAACGATGAGATTGAGAGGCAGCTCCGCCGGGACAAGAGGGACTACAGACGGGAATATAAGCTCCTGCTGCTCG GGACTGGTGAAAGTGGGAAGAGCACCTTCATCAAACAGATGAGGATCATCCACGGCCGTGGATACTCTGATGAAGACAAGAGAGGCTTCACCAGGCTGGTGTACCAAAACATCTTCACAGCCATGCAGGCTATGATCCAGGCCATGAACACATTACAGATCCCCTACAAGTATGAACACAACAAG GCCAATGCCAGTATTGTTAACGGGGTCGATGTGGAAAAGGTCACAACATTGATGAAGCCGCACGTGGACGCCATGAAAAGCCTGTGGAGCGACCCGGGGATTCAGGAATGTTACAATCGGAAGAGGGAATACCAGCTCTCGGACTCAGCCAAATA CTATCTGAATGACTTGGACCGTATTGCTGATCCTGTTTACCTGCCAACCCAGCAAGATGTCCTGAGAGTCAGGGTGCCCACAACAGGGATCATAGAGTACCCCTTTGACGTGCAGCAGGTGGTCTTCAG GATGGTGGATGTAGGTGGCCAGcgctcagagaggaggaagtggatCCACTGTTTTGAGAATGTCACGTCCATCATGTTCCTGATGGCTCTGAGCGAGTACGATCAGGTCCTCGTTGAGTCTGTCAACGAG AATCGGATGGAGGAAAGCCTGGCCTTGTTCAAGACAATCATTACCTACAAGTGGTTCAAAGAGTCCTCAATCATCCTGTTCCTCAACAAGATAGATCTACTGGAAGAAAAAATCATGTACTCACATTTGGTTGACTACTTCCCCGAGTATGATG GTCCCCAGCGAGATGTCGAGGCCGCAAAAGATTTCATCTTAGACATGTTTGTCTGTCTCAATctgaacaagaaaaaaatcatctacTCCCACTTCACCTGTGCCACCGACACAGACAACATTCGTTTTGTGTTCTGCGCTGTGAAGGACCACATCCTGCAGGGGAACCTGGAAGTCTACAACCTGGTTTGA